One region of Caldimonas thermodepolymerans genomic DNA includes:
- a CDS encoding MarR family winged helix-turn-helix transcriptional regulator encodes MQTNLSSAGAGEVDLDVVRSRFGLLVAGIYRKWRRQVDHSFRDLGLSDATRTPLLALYAQPGGMRQKDLAEALSLDTSSLVRVLSQLRERRLVDWACDPADRRTKCIALTAEGRRIAAQILQRSLEIERALLADLDPQELAVTRAALEKISQRFEQLPPSDVQPGGRA; translated from the coding sequence ATGCAAACTAACCTGTCGTCCGCGGGCGCCGGCGAGGTCGACCTCGACGTCGTGCGCTCGCGCTTCGGCCTGCTCGTGGCGGGTATCTACCGCAAGTGGCGGCGGCAGGTGGATCACAGCTTCCGCGACCTGGGGCTGTCCGATGCCACGCGCACGCCCCTGCTCGCCCTGTACGCGCAGCCGGGCGGCATGCGGCAGAAGGACCTGGCCGAGGCGCTGTCGCTCGACACGTCGTCGCTGGTGCGCGTGCTGTCGCAGCTGCGCGAGCGCCGGCTGGTGGACTGGGCCTGCGACCCGGCCGACCGCCGCACCAAGTGCATCGCGCTGACCGCCGAAGGCCGGCGCATCGCCGCGCAGATCCTCCAGCGCAGCCTGGAGATCGAGCGCGCGCTGCTGGCCGACCTCGACCCGCAGGAGCTGGCCGTCACGCGCGCGGCGCTCGAGAAGATCTCGCAGCGCTTCGAGCAGCTGCCGCCCAGCGACGTGCAGCCGGGAGGACGGGCATGA
- a CDS encoding tripartite tricarboxylate transporter substrate binding protein BugE: protein MQRRHLLAAAAAVPLALAAGTGWAQQAYPAKPVRVIVPFAPGGTTDIIARVVADRIAAHFGQPMIVENRGGGGGIIGAAEIAKANPDGYTLGVATVSTTASNPAINPKTPYNPVTDFTSIINIAATPNVIAVHPSFPAKDYKGFVEELKRNPGKYSYASSGTGGIGHLQMELYKSLSGTFVTHIPYRGAGPALNDTVAGQVPIIFDNLPSALPFIKDGRLIPIVVAAPQRLEVLPNVPTFKEVGLEPVNRMAYYGFHGPKGLPQEVVNKVYEATKKTLEDPDVRKRIEGTGSLIVANTPDEFAAQTRAEFEVYKKVVEQQKLKLE, encoded by the coding sequence ATGCAGCGTAGACACTTGCTGGCCGCGGCAGCGGCCGTTCCTCTGGCCCTGGCCGCGGGCACGGGCTGGGCACAGCAGGCCTACCCGGCCAAGCCCGTACGCGTGATCGTGCCCTTTGCGCCGGGCGGCACCACCGACATCATCGCCCGCGTGGTGGCCGACAGGATTGCGGCCCACTTCGGGCAGCCGATGATCGTCGAGAACCGCGGCGGCGGCGGCGGCATCATCGGGGCAGCCGAAATCGCCAAGGCCAACCCGGACGGCTACACCCTCGGCGTGGCGACGGTCTCCACGACTGCATCGAATCCGGCGATCAATCCCAAGACGCCGTACAACCCGGTGACCGACTTCACGTCCATCATCAACATCGCGGCCACGCCCAACGTGATCGCGGTGCATCCGTCCTTCCCGGCGAAGGACTACAAGGGCTTCGTCGAAGAGCTCAAGCGCAACCCCGGCAAGTACAGCTATGCCAGCTCCGGCACCGGCGGCATCGGCCACCTGCAGATGGAGCTGTACAAGTCGCTGTCGGGCACCTTCGTCACCCACATCCCGTACCGTGGCGCCGGCCCGGCGCTCAACGACACGGTGGCCGGCCAGGTGCCGATCATCTTCGACAACCTGCCCTCGGCGCTGCCCTTCATCAAGGACGGCCGCCTGATCCCCATCGTCGTCGCCGCACCGCAGCGCCTGGAGGTGCTGCCCAACGTGCCGACCTTCAAGGAGGTCGGCCTGGAGCCGGTCAACCGCATGGCCTACTACGGCTTCCACGGTCCGAAGGGGCTGCCGCAGGAGGTCGTCAACAAGGTCTACGAGGCGACCAAGAAGACGCTGGAAGACCCGGACGTGCGCAAGCGCATCGAAGGCACCGGCTCGCTGATCGTGGCCAACACGCCGGACGAGTTCGCCGCGCAGACCCGCGCCGAGTTCGAGGTCTACAAGAAGGTGGTCGAGCAGCAGAAGCTCAAGCTCGAGTGA
- a CDS encoding DHA2 family efflux MFS transporter permease subunit, translating into MKRLPEPRTFDALTERHGERYKWLLLLVVGIGTVAGVLSTSVFNVAVVALSSEFGLGQDRVQWAMTGFMAAMTLSMLPAAWLLDRIGFRRTFIGSILLLAAASLAGSLATAFWFVVVARVLQGLATGVLQPLAMLVVLRMFPPQVQGRASGVLVLGISSTPAIAPAIGGVLVDRFGWEAIFLLNLPFCAVALAMGLFLLPLPREIRKGRFDFLGALLLSVATLALVEGVASLQGNGLLDPWTLGHFAVALVLTGGFAAYARRAEAPLIDLSLFRQRTFSMGTIVAFSYGFGLFGSTYLIPVYLQHALGYSAAAAGGALIPSGIALTATTPVAGRLADRFPPKWITTIGLVLFGSSFFLFFLYDGRVSYAELIAITLVGRIGLGMILPALNLATVRELPAHRLAQSTVVVSYVRQLGGVIGIAAMAVFVEWRVAVLGPSAVLQAYAQSFCFLGLVILASVVAACLMQHQPAEQRR; encoded by the coding sequence GTGAAGCGGCTGCCTGAACCCCGGACCTTCGACGCGCTCACCGAGCGCCACGGCGAGCGCTACAAGTGGCTGCTGCTGCTGGTGGTGGGCATCGGCACGGTGGCCGGGGTGCTGTCGACCTCCGTGTTCAACGTCGCGGTGGTGGCGCTGAGCAGCGAGTTCGGCCTGGGGCAGGACCGCGTGCAGTGGGCGATGACCGGCTTCATGGCCGCGATGACGCTGTCCATGCTGCCCGCGGCCTGGCTGCTCGACCGCATCGGCTTCAGGCGCACCTTCATCGGCTCCATCCTGCTGCTGGCTGCGGCGAGCCTGGCCGGCAGCCTGGCGACGGCGTTCTGGTTCGTCGTGGTCGCGCGAGTGTTGCAAGGGCTGGCCACCGGGGTGCTGCAGCCGCTGGCGATGCTGGTGGTGCTGCGCATGTTCCCGCCGCAGGTCCAGGGGCGTGCCTCGGGCGTGCTGGTGCTGGGCATCTCGAGCACGCCGGCGATCGCGCCGGCCATCGGCGGCGTGCTGGTCGACCGCTTCGGCTGGGAAGCCATCTTCCTGCTCAACCTGCCGTTCTGCGCCGTCGCGCTCGCGATGGGCCTGTTCCTGCTGCCGCTGCCACGCGAGATCAGGAAGGGGCGCTTCGACTTCCTGGGCGCGCTGCTGCTGTCGGTGGCGACGCTGGCGCTGGTCGAGGGCGTGGCCAGCCTGCAGGGCAACGGCCTGCTCGACCCGTGGACGCTGGGCCATTTCGCGGTGGCATTGGTGCTGACCGGCGGGTTCGCGGCCTATGCGCGGCGCGCCGAGGCCCCGCTGATCGACCTCAGCCTGTTCCGCCAGCGCACCTTCTCGATGGGGACCATCGTCGCGTTCAGCTACGGGTTCGGGCTGTTCGGCTCGACCTACCTGATCCCGGTGTACCTGCAGCACGCGCTCGGCTACTCGGCGGCGGCGGCTGGCGGCGCGCTGATCCCCAGCGGCATCGCGCTGACCGCGACCACGCCGGTGGCGGGCCGGCTGGCCGACCGTTTCCCTCCCAAGTGGATCACCACCATCGGGCTGGTGCTGTTCGGCAGTTCGTTCTTCCTGTTCTTCCTGTACGACGGGCGGGTCAGCTATGCCGAGCTGATCGCCATCACCCTGGTCGGGCGCATCGGTCTGGGCATGATCCTGCCGGCGCTGAACCTCGCGACGGTGCGCGAGCTGCCGGCGCACCGGCTGGCGCAGTCGACCGTGGTCGTCAGCTACGTGCGCCAGCTGGGCGGCGTGATCGGCATCGCCGCGATGGCGGTGTTCGTCGAATGGCGCGTCGCGGTGCTGGGGCCCTCGGCCGTCCTGCAGGCGTACGCGCAGAGCTTTTGCTTCCTGGGGCTGGTGATCCTGGCCTCGGTGGTGGCGGCCTGCCTGATGCAGCACCAGCCGGCCGAGCAGCGGCGCTGA
- a CDS encoding AEC family transporter: protein MSDALLLLPDFLLIVLGFLLCRYSALGRPVWDAVERLVYYLLFPVLLFNSIIRSPLAIGATLPLAAAGLLIVGCGIAASYALRRCPGVDPTLHASGAQVAFRFNSYVALALAEKLGGTQGVAWTALLVALCVPLCNFAAVWPLARHGGHHFWREILRNPLILSTVAGLVANLLGIRIVDPLAPALARIGQAALPLGLMAVGAGLKLGGLWAGPRLAAGLLGIRHVLLPLVALAAVQLLRVPPAQQPVVVAFAALPTASSAYVLAMRMGGNGPYVAGLVTVSTLLGMASIPLWLAALRQLA from the coding sequence ATGTCCGACGCCCTGCTGTTGCTGCCCGACTTCCTGCTGATCGTCCTCGGCTTCCTGCTGTGCCGCTACAGCGCCCTGGGGCGTCCGGTGTGGGACGCGGTGGAACGGCTGGTGTACTACCTGCTGTTCCCGGTCCTGCTGTTCAACTCGATCATCCGCAGCCCGCTGGCCATCGGCGCGACGCTGCCGCTGGCTGCCGCGGGCCTGCTCATCGTCGGCTGCGGCATCGCGGCCAGCTACGCGCTGCGGCGCTGCCCGGGGGTGGACCCGACGCTGCACGCTTCTGGTGCACAGGTGGCGTTCCGCTTCAACTCCTACGTCGCGCTGGCGCTGGCGGAAAAGCTCGGCGGCACCCAGGGCGTGGCCTGGACCGCGCTGCTGGTGGCGCTGTGCGTGCCGCTGTGCAACTTCGCCGCGGTCTGGCCGCTGGCGCGCCACGGCGGCCACCACTTCTGGCGCGAGATCCTGCGCAACCCGCTGATCCTCAGCACCGTGGCCGGGCTGGTGGCCAACCTGCTGGGCATCCGCATCGTGGACCCGCTCGCGCCGGCGCTTGCCCGCATCGGGCAGGCCGCCCTGCCGCTCGGCCTGATGGCGGTGGGCGCCGGGCTCAAGCTCGGCGGGCTGTGGGCCGGCCCGCGGCTGGCCGCCGGGCTGCTGGGCATCCGCCACGTGCTGCTGCCGCTGGTGGCGCTGGCCGCGGTGCAGCTGCTGCGCGTGCCGCCGGCCCAGCAGCCGGTGGTGGTCGCGTTTGCCGCGTTGCCCACCGCCTCCAGCGCCTACGTGCTGGCGATGCGCATGGGCGGCAACGGGCCCTACGTCGCCGGGCTGGTCACGGTGTCCACGCTGCTCGGGATGGCCTCGATCCCGCTGTGGCTCGCGGCGCTGCGTCAGCTCGCCTGA
- a CDS encoding gamma carbonic anhydrase family protein yields MAIYQLGDIRPVIHETAWVADSAEVIGNVEIGEDASIWFGTVVRGDTESIRIGRGSNVQDNSVLHADFGKPLVIGENVTVGHQVMLHGCTIGDGSLIGIQAVVLNGAKIGRNCVVGAGAVVTEGKEFPDGSMILGAPARAVKQLTPEQITAFQFGARHYVENARRFKAELKKIG; encoded by the coding sequence ATGGCGATCTACCAGCTCGGCGACATCCGCCCCGTCATCCATGAAACGGCCTGGGTGGCCGACAGCGCCGAGGTGATCGGCAACGTGGAGATCGGCGAGGACGCCAGCATCTGGTTCGGCACCGTGGTGCGCGGCGACACCGAATCGATCCGCATCGGGCGCGGCTCCAACGTGCAGGACAACTCGGTGCTGCACGCCGACTTCGGCAAGCCGCTGGTCATCGGCGAGAACGTCACCGTGGGCCACCAGGTGATGCTGCACGGCTGCACGATCGGCGACGGCTCGCTGATCGGCATCCAGGCCGTGGTGCTCAACGGCGCGAAGATCGGCCGCAACTGCGTGGTCGGCGCCGGCGCGGTGGTCACCGAGGGCAAGGAGTTCCCCGACGGCTCGATGATCCTCGGGGCGCCGGCGCGGGCGGTGAAGCAGCTCACCCCGGAGCAGATCACCGCCTTCCAGTTCGGTGCGCGGCACTATGTCGAGAATGCCCGCCGATTCAAGGCCGAGCTGAAGAAGATCGGCTGA
- the queG gene encoding tRNA epoxyqueuosine(34) reductase QueG, with translation MHQSKVVDHAALLDDIRQWAHELGFSQIGVSGVDLREAEPGLLAWLAAGFHGSMDYMAAHGLKRARPAELVPGTVSVITARMDYLPRGTPSGWQAVELARLQRPGEAVVSIYARGRDYHKVLRQRLQKLADRIAGRLGPFGHRVFTDSAPVLEVELASRSGLGWRGKHTLALHREAGSMFFLGEIYVDLALPASAATTAHCGSCTACLQACPTQAIVAPYRLDARRCISYLTIEHDGPIPPELRPLIGNRIYGCDDCQLACPWNKYAQVATLPDFDARPALTGRSLLELWAWSEADFLRHTEGSAIRRIGWRRWRRNLAVALGNALRHEPSAAIVQALQAARDDADALVREHVEWALAQRAQPQAS, from the coding sequence ATGCATCAATCCAAGGTCGTCGATCATGCGGCCCTGCTGGACGACATCCGCCAGTGGGCGCATGAGCTCGGATTCTCACAGATCGGGGTGTCGGGCGTCGACCTGCGCGAGGCAGAGCCCGGTCTGCTGGCATGGCTGGCCGCAGGGTTTCACGGCTCGATGGACTACATGGCGGCCCATGGCCTCAAGCGCGCGCGCCCCGCGGAGCTGGTGCCGGGCACCGTCAGCGTGATCACCGCGCGCATGGACTACCTGCCGCGCGGCACCCCGTCCGGCTGGCAGGCCGTCGAGCTCGCGCGCCTGCAGCGCCCCGGCGAGGCGGTGGTGTCGATCTACGCCCGCGGGCGCGACTACCACAAGGTGCTGCGCCAGCGCCTGCAGAAGCTGGCCGACCGCATCGCCGGGCGGCTCGGGCCGTTCGGTCACCGCGTGTTCACCGACTCGGCCCCCGTGCTGGAGGTGGAGCTGGCCAGCCGCAGCGGCCTCGGCTGGCGCGGCAAGCACACGCTGGCGCTGCACCGCGAGGCGGGTTCGATGTTCTTCCTCGGCGAGATCTACGTTGACCTCGCGCTGCCGGCCTCCGCAGCGACCACGGCCCACTGCGGCTCGTGCACGGCCTGCCTGCAGGCGTGCCCCACGCAGGCCATCGTCGCGCCGTACCGGCTGGATGCGAGGCGCTGCATCTCGTACCTGACCATCGAGCATGACGGGCCGATCCCGCCGGAGCTGCGCCCGCTGATCGGCAACCGCATCTACGGCTGCGACGACTGCCAGCTGGCCTGCCCGTGGAACAAGTACGCGCAGGTCGCGACGCTGCCCGACTTCGACGCCCGGCCGGCGCTCACCGGGCGCAGCCTGCTGGAGCTGTGGGCCTGGAGCGAGGCGGACTTCCTGCGCCACACCGAAGGCAGCGCGATCCGGCGCATCGGCTGGCGCCGCTGGCGGCGCAACCTCGCGGTGGCGCTGGGCAACGCGCTGCGCCATGAGCCGTCTGCGGCCATCGTGCAGGCCCTGCAGGCCGCCCGCGACGACGCCGACGCGCTGGTGCGCGAGCACGTCGAGTGGGCGCTCGCGCAGCGCGCGCAACCTCAGGCGAGCTGA
- a CDS encoding MarC family protein — translation MDHTFLSAFILLLLVLDPLGSLPIFISILRNVAPERKRRVAVREVTLAFIVLAVFMVAGDAFLGLMHLSERSLEVAGGVILLMIAIRMIFSSGESIYAADVEREPFIFPLAVPLMAGPSAMATVLLLASRQPDRMTEWFAALFCAMLVSGVVLLAADRLHRLLGDSVVSALEKLMGLVLTAIAIEMMLAGLKRYFIGDL, via the coding sequence ATGGACCATACCTTCCTGTCCGCCTTCATCCTGCTGCTGCTGGTGCTGGACCCGCTGGGCAGCCTGCCGATCTTCATCTCCATCCTGCGCAACGTCGCGCCCGAGCGCAAGCGGCGCGTCGCGGTGCGCGAGGTCACGCTGGCCTTCATCGTGCTGGCGGTGTTCATGGTCGCGGGCGATGCCTTCCTGGGGCTGATGCACCTGTCCGAGCGTTCGCTGGAAGTGGCCGGCGGCGTGATCCTGCTGATGATCGCGATCCGCATGATCTTCTCCTCCGGCGAGTCGATCTACGCCGCCGACGTCGAGCGCGAGCCGTTCATCTTCCCGCTGGCGGTGCCGCTGATGGCCGGCCCTTCGGCGATGGCCACCGTGCTGCTGCTGGCCTCGCGCCAGCCCGACCGCATGACCGAGTGGTTCGCCGCGCTGTTCTGCGCGATGCTGGTCTCCGGCGTCGTGCTGCTGGCGGCCGACCGGCTGCACCGCCTGCTTGGCGATTCGGTGGTCAGCGCGCTGGAGAAGCTGATGGGCCTGGTGCTGACGGCGATCGCGATCGAGATGATGCTGGCCGGCCTGAAGCGGTACTTCATCGGCGACCTGTGA
- a CDS encoding ferritin-like domain-containing protein: protein MTQDLRALALDVIRVRDPNEKALAARALDPHAPCDPDRTYEEPAGVPGRLERPPLVPPAELKQRSVHTLPGRIALIHALAHIELNAINLALDAVWRFAGMPDLYYRHWLRVAQEEALHYQLLREHLVGLGADYGDLPAHDALWEMAEKTKDDLLARMALVPRTLEARGLDAAPLIQVKLRKAGDQRAVEILDVILRDEVGHVAIGNHWFRHLCTQRGLEPVATYATLARQYGAPRLRGPFNLEARRAAGFDQAELDALDDA, encoded by the coding sequence ATGACCCAAGACCTGCGTGCCCTGGCCCTGGACGTGATCCGGGTCCGGGACCCCAACGAGAAAGCCCTGGCCGCGCGCGCGCTGGACCCGCACGCCCCCTGCGACCCCGACCGCACCTACGAGGAGCCCGCGGGCGTGCCCGGGCGGCTGGAACGTCCGCCGCTGGTGCCGCCGGCCGAGCTGAAGCAGCGCTCGGTGCACACCCTGCCCGGGCGCATCGCGCTGATCCACGCGCTGGCGCACATCGAGCTCAACGCGATCAACCTCGCGCTGGATGCGGTGTGGCGCTTCGCCGGGATGCCCGACCTGTACTACCGCCACTGGCTGCGCGTCGCCCAGGAGGAGGCCCTGCACTACCAGCTGCTGCGCGAGCACCTGGTGGGCCTGGGTGCCGACTACGGCGACCTGCCCGCGCACGACGCGCTGTGGGAGATGGCCGAGAAAACCAAGGACGACCTCCTGGCGCGCATGGCGCTGGTGCCGCGCACGCTGGAGGCGCGCGGGCTGGACGCCGCGCCGCTGATCCAGGTCAAGCTGCGCAAGGCCGGCGACCAGCGTGCGGTGGAGATCCTGGACGTGATCCTGCGCGACGAGGTCGGGCACGTCGCGATCGGCAACCACTGGTTCCGGCACCTGTGCACGCAGCGCGGGCTGGAGCCGGTGGCGACCTACGCGACGCTGGCGCGCCAGTACGGCGCGCCCAGGCTGCGCGGCCCGTTCAACCTCGAAGCGCGGCGTGCTGCCGGCTTCGACCAGGCCGAGCTGGACGCGCTGGACGACGCCTGA
- a CDS encoding sensor domain-containing diguanylate cyclase — protein sequence MDAPTVAGLFPSMSAASPPASPPLSPDRLLELIGSARQGVGIFDETDTLVYANCFYRELLHVPEDGRPTWKDILRANHREQSGTRIETQDFDDWLASAASRRGKLPFRAFEADLHDGRWVHVTETTLPNGWMLCVLTDITELGADERTLRQQRDLALRAALSDPLTGLSNRRHMHETLATLHASQQLHPAAIVLLDIDHFKRVNDTLGHDQGDLLLKQFARLLQGEVRQKDLACRWGGEEFLLLLRDTTPAAAEPILDRIFQAVRASAPLPQQPQFRYTCSAGLAFIWPEETVHAALKRADEALYAAKGGGRNRWVTC from the coding sequence GTGGACGCCCCGACTGTTGCCGGGCTGTTCCCGTCCATGTCCGCTGCCTCGCCCCCCGCGTCCCCGCCGCTGTCGCCCGACCGGCTGCTCGAACTGATCGGTTCGGCCCGGCAAGGCGTCGGCATCTTCGACGAGACCGACACGCTGGTCTACGCCAACTGCTTCTACCGCGAGCTGCTGCACGTGCCGGAAGACGGGCGCCCGACCTGGAAGGACATCCTGCGCGCCAACCATCGCGAGCAGAGCGGCACCCGCATCGAGACGCAGGACTTCGACGATTGGCTGGCCTCGGCCGCCTCGCGGCGTGGCAAGCTGCCGTTCCGCGCCTTCGAGGCGGACCTGCACGACGGCCGCTGGGTGCACGTCACCGAGACCACCCTGCCCAACGGCTGGATGCTGTGCGTGCTGACCGACATCACCGAGCTGGGCGCGGACGAGCGCACGCTGCGCCAGCAGCGCGACCTGGCGCTGCGCGCGGCGCTGTCTGATCCGCTGACCGGGCTCAGCAACCGCCGGCACATGCACGAGACACTGGCCACGCTGCACGCCAGCCAGCAGCTGCACCCGGCGGCCATCGTGCTGCTGGACATCGACCACTTCAAGCGCGTCAACGACACCCTCGGGCACGACCAGGGCGACCTGCTGCTCAAGCAGTTCGCCCGGCTGCTGCAGGGCGAGGTGCGCCAGAAGGACCTGGCCTGCCGCTGGGGCGGCGAGGAGTTCCTGCTGTTGCTGCGCGACACCACGCCGGCGGCCGCCGAGCCCATCCTCGATCGCATCTTCCAGGCCGTGCGCGCGAGCGCGCCGCTGCCGCAGCAGCCGCAGTTCCGCTACACCTGCTCGGCCGGGCTGGCCTTCATCTGGCCGGAGGAAACGGTGCACGCGGCGCTCAAGCGCGCCGACGAAGCCCTCTACGCGGCCAAGGGCGGCGGACGCAACCGCTGGGTCACATGCTGA
- the tsaE gene encoding tRNA (adenosine(37)-N6)-threonylcarbamoyltransferase complex ATPase subunit type 1 TsaE encodes MIDDLGLMHSPILGTRQLQWRDEDDCAAFARALAVRPEIRNAFIELRGALGAGKTTFVRHLLRALGATGRIKSPTYAVMEPYELPSLQAWHFDFYRFDDPREWEDAGLRDIFAGPGLKLAEWPEQVGDLLPAPDLRMELLVGDRDERHVTLTALTPAGAALLP; translated from the coding sequence ATGATCGACGACCTTGGATTGATGCATTCACCGATTCTAGGAACCCGGCAGCTGCAGTGGCGTGACGAGGACGACTGCGCGGCCTTTGCGCGCGCGCTCGCCGTCCGGCCGGAGATCCGCAACGCCTTCATCGAGCTGCGCGGCGCGCTCGGGGCCGGCAAGACCACCTTCGTGCGGCACCTGCTGCGCGCGCTGGGCGCGACCGGCCGCATCAAGAGCCCGACCTACGCGGTGATGGAGCCTTACGAACTGCCCTCGCTGCAGGCCTGGCACTTCGACTTCTACCGCTTCGACGACCCGCGCGAATGGGAAGACGCGGGCCTGCGCGACATCTTCGCCGGCCCGGGACTGAAGCTGGCCGAATGGCCCGAACAGGTGGGCGACCTGCTGCCGGCGCCGGACCTGCGCATGGAACTTCTGGTGGGCGACCGCGACGAACGCCACGTGACCCTGACTGCCCTGACTCCCGCCGGAGCCGCGTTGCTGCCATGA
- a CDS encoding MFS transporter, which translates to MKLRPTPYVWVSFAMIVGVMGTALISPLYGLYRDAWGLKPSDVSMIYVVYMFGALCGLLTLGRLADRLGFRPVMTGSLVLVLVGTLISLAAPDMAVLSVGRFIVGVASSMMTTSATVGLTALSPFGRPQRAAVMAGLLMAVGFGLGPLLGGIMGQWAPAPLVTTYVPTLVLGALGLWALRRVPLPAEGGGPSRRLHWRDLLPHLTWPEASASSTFLLTCILPFLVFGVFGLYAAMSPLFLDKLVPWHGPVVSGTAIALILFMSAAVQNLVSHMKTYRCGSRGMAVLVLSNALLMVNLFVGSGLLFVIGVVCTSIGHGMGSVAGMSVVTRIAGPHNRSGLVATFLLVGYIGSMLPMMAMGWIADHWGLPVAVCAFCSMVIVLGTVVGVLFHRHPRIRAVAG; encoded by the coding sequence ATGAAGCTGCGTCCGACCCCCTACGTCTGGGTCAGCTTCGCGATGATCGTCGGCGTGATGGGCACGGCGCTCATCAGCCCGCTGTACGGGCTGTACCGCGACGCCTGGGGCCTCAAGCCGAGCGACGTGTCCATGATCTACGTCGTCTACATGTTCGGCGCGCTGTGCGGGCTGTTGACGCTGGGCCGCCTGGCGGACCGGCTGGGCTTCCGCCCGGTGATGACCGGCTCGCTGGTGCTGGTGCTGGTCGGCACGCTGATCAGCCTGGCCGCGCCGGACATGGCGGTGCTGTCGGTCGGGCGCTTCATCGTCGGCGTGGCCTCGAGCATGATGACCACCTCGGCCACCGTGGGGCTCACCGCGCTGTCGCCGTTCGGGCGCCCGCAGCGCGCGGCAGTGATGGCCGGGCTGCTGATGGCGGTCGGCTTCGGACTCGGGCCGCTGCTGGGCGGCATCATGGGGCAGTGGGCCCCCGCACCGCTGGTGACGACCTACGTGCCCACGCTGGTGCTTGGCGCGCTGGGCCTGTGGGCCTTGCGGCGGGTGCCGCTGCCGGCAGAGGGGGGCGGGCCGTCGCGGCGCCTGCACTGGCGCGATCTGCTGCCGCACCTGACCTGGCCCGAGGCGAGCGCCTCCTCGACCTTCCTGCTCACCTGCATCCTGCCGTTCCTGGTGTTCGGCGTGTTCGGCCTGTACGCGGCGATGTCGCCGCTGTTCCTCGACAAGCTGGTGCCCTGGCACGGGCCGGTGGTCAGCGGCACGGCGATCGCGCTGATCCTGTTCATGTCCGCCGCGGTGCAGAACCTGGTCAGCCACATGAAGACCTACCGCTGCGGCTCGCGGGGCATGGCCGTGCTGGTGCTGAGCAACGCCCTGCTGATGGTCAACCTGTTCGTCGGCTCGGGGCTGCTGTTCGTGATCGGCGTGGTGTGCACCTCGATCGGCCACGGCATGGGCTCGGTGGCCGGCATGAGCGTGGTCACGCGCATCGCCGGGCCGCACAACCGCTCGGGGCTGGTCGCGACCTTCCTGCTGGTCGGCTACATCGGCAGCATGCTGCCGATGATGGCGATGGGCTGGATCGCCGACCACTGGGGCCTGCCGGTGGCGGTGTGCGCGTTCTGCTCGATGGTGATCGTGCTGGGCACCGTCGTCGGCGTGCTGTTCCACCGCCATCCGCGCATCCGCGCCGTCGCGGGCTGA
- the xerD gene encoding site-specific tyrosine recombinase XerD, with protein MHPDSQASIDRFIDALWIEEGLSPNTLAAYRRDLTLYAQWLAESTGKALDQTGEPDLLAYAVARASTKATSANRRLAVFRRYFRWALRERLVSADPTLRLSTARQPMRVPGTLSEAQVEALLAAPDVDTPLGLRDRTMLELMYASGLRVSELVTLKTVHVGLDEGVLRVMGKGSKERLVPFGEEAHAWLRRYLAQARGEILGPRTAEALFVTHRGEGMTRQMFWTLIKKYARAAGITTPLSPHTLRHAFATHLLNHGADLRVVQLLLGHADISTTQIYTHVARERLKDLHARHHPRG; from the coding sequence GTGCATCCCGACAGCCAGGCTTCCATCGACCGCTTCATCGACGCCCTGTGGATCGAGGAGGGGCTGTCGCCCAACACGCTGGCCGCCTACCGGCGCGACCTGACGCTGTACGCGCAGTGGCTGGCCGAAAGCACCGGCAAGGCGCTGGACCAGACCGGCGAGCCGGATCTGCTCGCCTATGCGGTGGCGCGCGCGTCCACCAAGGCCACCTCGGCCAACCGGCGCCTCGCGGTGTTCCGGCGCTACTTCCGCTGGGCGCTGCGCGAGCGGCTGGTGAGCGCCGATCCCACCCTGCGGCTGAGCACCGCGCGCCAGCCGATGCGCGTGCCCGGCACGCTGAGCGAGGCGCAGGTGGAGGCGCTGCTGGCGGCGCCGGACGTGGACACGCCGCTCGGACTGCGCGACCGCACCATGCTGGAGCTGATGTACGCCAGCGGCCTGCGCGTGAGCGAGCTGGTGACGCTCAAGACCGTGCATGTCGGGCTGGACGAAGGCGTGCTGCGCGTGATGGGCAAGGGCAGCAAGGAGCGCCTGGTGCCGTTCGGCGAGGAAGCGCACGCCTGGCTGCGCCGCTACCTCGCGCAGGCGCGCGGCGAGATCCTCGGGCCGCGCACCGCCGAGGCGCTGTTCGTCACCCACCGCGGCGAAGGGATGACGCGGCAGATGTTCTGGACGCTGATCAAGAAGTACGCCCGTGCGGCCGGCATCACGACGCCGCTGTCGCCACACACGCTGCGCCACGCCTTCGCGACCCACCTGCTCAACCACGGCGCCGACCTGCGCGTGGTGCAGCTGCTGCTCGGGCATGCCGACATCTCGACCACGCAGATCTACACCCACGTGGCGCGCGAGCGCCTGAAGGACCTGCATGCCCGCCACCATCCGCGCGGGTGA